TAACGCTATGACCAAGACTTGTGAGTAAATTTGCCAGTGCATCTCCATAAGCCGCAGACCTTGCCGAAACAATATTCATTGGTCCTGTGGGGTTCGCTGAAACAAACTCGAGAAGGATTTTTTCTTTTTTAAGGGTCTCTGCAAACTGAACACTAGGTGACATCACAGAGGCAACATATTGGTTTAAATAATCAACATGAACTCGGAAATTTATAAATCCGGGTGGAGAAAAACTAACAAATTCAAACATAGAATCATTTTTAATTTCAAGAAGGACTGCTTCTGCGATCTCCTTTGGATTTTGATTTAACAAATTTTTGTTTTCTAAAGCAAAAGGGGATGAGTAGTCTCCAAATTTTTCATCCCTCGAATATTCGATTCGAATTTTTAAGGAATCTTTAAGCGAAGTTAGGTTATTTTTATTTAAATAAATATCTACTGCTTTCTCTAATTCTGCCAGTACAAGTTGTTTTAATAGTTGATTTACATTCATTTCTAATATTTGATTTCCATCTTGAGTTTGTCTGAAGTTTGCCAAAGTTCAAAACTTCTTTGTTTGAACCTAGTTACAAAATGAGGGATACTTTCTTTTTCTTCTCTGAGAGTGGTTTGAAAGGTTTCAGGTTGTCCTTTCCCCGTTATATTTTTTCTATTCTTTCGCAAATCTTCTCCTTTTAAGAGAAGTTGGAACAAAGCAAAAAAAACAGAGAGAGTCATACAAAGTAAGATTGTTTTAGTAATAGTATTCATAAATACCCTATCGTTTTATAAAACTCGAAGTATGATTTTAATTCTCTTCCGAAAAGGGACCGCAAAAACTGATTCAGAATCAGATCCCCATCCCTATACTCCGTTTCCCGAGGGAACATACCTACTACGTTTGAAAATTTCTTTGATAACATAGTATGAAATAGTTTCAAAACAGGCAAATGATCTTTGGGAATAGGATGGCAATCGGAACATAAAAATTCACGATCATCCACCGAAAAATAAGCAGCCCGTTTAGAAAGAACCTCTTCCCCACAAGTATGACAATAGAATTCCGTAGGGAAATGGCCCATATGCGAGAGAGCCCTTAATTTAAAAAAAGGTAGGATTTGTATCTGAAAACCCTTTTCGTTGCATGTATCCAAACTCCCCGAAAGAAGTTGGAAAAGAAAGGGATGACTTTCCCCTTCCGGGTAAATCATAGAAGTAAGCTCCGTCAGATAGAGTACAAACAACGTTCCCAGGTAATCCGATTTTAACTCATCATAACGATTCACTAGATGGACTTCCTTAATGGACTTCCAATCTTTCTCTGCCTGGTCATAATAATCTAGCTCCACGAGGGAACCAATCTCTGTGGTAATGATAGCACGGCGTTTGGACTTACGAATTCCTTTACTTAAAAAATGCATCCTAATTTGCGTTTCACCGGCAAGACTAATCACTCTGTCACTATCCCCGATATCTCGGCTTTGGATGACAATCCCTCTTTCTTTTCGAATGGCCATTTATCTTTCAAACACCAAATCCAAACACTCATCTTCTTTTTTTCGCATAAGGATGGCATCTTCTTCGTTTGTTTCATGGTCAT
The sequence above is drawn from the Leptospira sp. WS4.C2 genome and encodes:
- the recO gene encoding DNA repair protein RecO codes for the protein MAIRKERGIVIQSRDIGDSDRVISLAGETQIRMHFLSKGIRKSKRRAIITTEIGSLVELDYYDQAEKDWKSIKEVHLVNRYDELKSDYLGTLFVLYLTELTSMIYPEGESHPFLFQLLSGSLDTCNEKGFQIQILPFFKLRALSHMGHFPTEFYCHTCGEEVLSKRAAYFSVDDREFLCSDCHPIPKDHLPVLKLFHTMLSKKFSNVVGMFPRETEYRDGDLILNQFLRSLFGRELKSYFEFYKTIGYL